A stretch of the Erpetoichthys calabaricus chromosome 3, fErpCal1.3, whole genome shotgun sequence genome encodes the following:
- the LOC127527022 gene encoding syncytin-2-like, translating into MPLIVCADNHCNSGIYVLGVYVSGTDPLGRFLIKIDNPVTNTPHSLAHTPISPTFGSDFSPVRIMNISTLSSTFSFVTFPPNWSGTCAPIQLVMPFRLLCLLDFYPYLPLTPHIIPHLLFYFRHTRSLFHTPTDISLHGPGVYIDAIGVPRGVPDRFKARNQVAAGFESIIPQITINKNVDWINYNQQRFLNFTKDAIEGIHEQLDRTSLMTWQNRLALDMLLAEKGGVCAMFGDACCTYIPNNTAPDGSITRALAGLTALSKELSTNSGITNPWDQWFASSFGSWGQWIRSVFISLVVTFCLLLLVGCCIIPLFRYIISKYFTASMERAYVLHDERMSRIASSIFSPLSLSSTISK; encoded by the coding sequence atgcctctcattgtatgtgctgacaaccattgtaactcaggtatttatgtattaggggtatatgtatctggaacagaccctttagggagatttctaattaagattgacaatcctgttactaacacccctcattctctggcacacacacccatctccccaacttttggttcagatttttctcctgttaggattatgaatatttctaccctttcatccactttttcatttgtcacctttccccctaattggtctggtacctgtgctccaatccaattagttatgccttttagacttctatgccttttagacttctatccttacctccctctcactccccatattattccacacctccttttttatttccgacatacccgctcccttttccatacgcctactgatatctccttacatggccctggagtatacatagatgctattggagtccctaggggtgtcccagacagatttaaagctaggaatcaagtcgcagccggttttgaatctatcataccccaaattactattaataagaatgtagactggattaattataaccaacaacgtttccttaacttcaccaaagacgctattgaaggtatacatgaacagcttgatcgtacttctctgatgacttggcaaaatcgtctagccttggacatgttacttgccgaaaagggaggtgtttgtgctatgtttggtgatgcttgttgtacatatattccaaataataccgcgccagatggatcaataactcgtgcattggcaggcctcactgctctctctaaagaactttccactaattctggcattacaaatccctgggatcagtggtttgcatcctcctttgggtcctggggacaatggataagatctgttttcatttctttggttgtgacattttgtctcctcctcctggttggttgttgtattatccctttgtttcgctatataatatctaagtactttaccgcctctatggaaagggcatatgtgctacatgatgagcgcatgtctcgtatagcttcttccattttctctcccctttccctttcatcaaccatttcaaaatag